The DNA sequence AATAATCTCTTTTGACTAATGAAAGGTTTTAAagctaaagaaagaaaaaaaaaaacagaaatgaatCATCGTCTTGCCGGGATAATAAGGCCGCTTGGCCACATTACCACAGATCGAATTCGATCCTCCTCCGTTGAGCCACCGTTTCCGGTTTACTACAAAACCATAATCAACCATTTGCAATCTCTAACCGGTATCCACGTTTCACCTGGGCTTACCAATCAAGAGATCTCAGCCGTTGAATCTTCTCTTGGTTTCTCCTTCCCTGTTGATCTCCGTTCGATTCTTCAAACCGGTCTTCCGGTTGGTACTAATTTCCCCAATTGGAGAACCGGATCAAACCGCAATCGTCtccttctccctcttcttcgtctctccaAAATCGTCGCCGGAAACGGATTCTGGGTCGACTCTTGGGGGATCCGACCCGGAAACGACGCTGAGGCCTTATCCCTCGTGAAGAAATTGGTTGAGATCGCTCCGGTTCTCGTCCCCATCTACGGCGATTTCTATGTACCTTCGACGACGCCA is a window from the Camelina sativa cultivar DH55 unplaced genomic scaffold, Cs unpScaffold01945, whole genome shotgun sequence genome containing:
- the LOC104774200 gene encoding uncharacterized protein LOC104774200; protein product: MKGFKAKERKKKTEMNHRLAGIIRPLGHITTDRIRSSSVEPPFPVYYKTIINHLQSLTGIHVSPGLTNQEISAVESSLGFSFPVDLRSILQTGLPVGTNFPNWRTGSNRNRLLLPLLRLSKIVAGNGFWVDSWGIRPGNDAEALSLVKKLVEIAPVLVPIYGDFYVPSTTPNLAGNPVFQVDGDGVRFLSCDVAEFLNGLGRSEMPTVDRRIRRRRVEFWSDAAEKGRSLDVVARDNTRGWWSASGCEGLSACLDDAFWKLREGGWTE